The Pseudomonas nunensis genome includes the window ACAAAGGCAAGCTGACCATTGCCAAACTGAACATCGACGAAAACCAGGAAACCCCGGCCAAGCATGGCGTGCGTGGTATTCCTACCCTGATGCTGTTCAAGAACGGCAACGTGGAAGCGACCAAGGTTGGCGCGCTGTCCAAGTCGCAACTGGCTGCATTCCTCGACGCCAACATCTAAGTCGGCGACGTTGTAAAAAAAGCCCCGCATATTGCGGGGCTTTTTGCATATTCAGGGCTAGACGCTCCGAAACTCAGGTGGTACATTCGGCCCCGCACTGGTTTCTCCACTGCCCCCTGCTAGCCGTCGCCGACGCACTCCTTTTCGAATAAGTACGCGATCCTGTCGCCTTCTCTGCGGCGCGGCCTCATTAAGCCAAAAGCTTAATTTCCCCCCTCCATAAATGATTACGTCATTCCTATATGAATCTGACTGAACTCAAGCAAAAGCCGATTACCGAACTGCTCGAATTGGCCGAACAGATGGGCATAGAAAATATGGCCCGTTCGCGCAAGCAGGACGTGATTTTCTCCCTGCTCAAAAAGCACGCGAAAAGCGGCGAGGAAATCTCCGGTGATGGCGTGCTGGAGATTCTCCAGGACGGCTTCGGCTTCCTGCGCTCCGCTGACGCTTCCTATCTCGCCGGCCCGGACGATATCTACGTCTCGCCGAGCCAGATCCGCCGCTTCAACTTGCGTACCGGTGACACCATCGTTGGCAAGATCCGCCCTCCAAAGGAAGGCGAGCGTTATTTCGCGCTGCTCAAGGTCGACACGATCAACTACGATCGTCCCGAGAATGCGAAAAACAAGATTCTCTTCGAGAACCTGACCCCGCTGTTCCCGACCGTGCGCATGAAGATGGAAGCCGGCAACGGTTCCACCGAAGACTTGACCGGTCGTGTCATCGACCTGTGCGCCCCGATCGGCAAAGGCCAGCGCGGTCTGATCGTTGCACCGCCGAAAGCCGGTAAAACGATCATGCTGCAGAACATTGCAGCGAACATCGCACGTAACAATCCTGAAGTTCACCTGATCGTATTGCTGATCGATGAACGTCCGGAAGAAGTAACCGAAATGCAGCGCACCGTGCGCGGCGAAGTGGTTGCCTCGACGTTCGATGAGCCGCCAACCCGCCACGTGCAGGTTGCCGAAATGGTGATCGAGAAGGCCAAGCGCCTGGTCGAACACAAGAAAGACGTGGTGATCCTGCTTGACTCCATCACCCGTCTGGCTCGCGCCTACAACACCGTGATCCCGAGCTCCGGCAAGGTACTGACCGGTGGTGTCGATGCCCACGCCCTGGAGAAACCGAAACGTTTCTTCGGCGCTGCACGGAACATCGAAGAAGGCGGCTCGCTGACCATCATCGCCACCGCGCTGGTTGAAACCGGCTCGAAGATGGACGAAGTGATCTACGAGGAATTCAAAGGCACGGGCAACATGGAACTGCCTTTGGATCGCCGCATCGCTGAAAAACGCGTTTTCCCGGCCATCAACATCAACCGTTCCGGCACCCGTCGCGAAGAGTTGCTGACCGCCGACGACGAGTTGCAGCGCATGTGGATCCTGCGCAAGCTGCTGCACCCGATGGACGAAATCGCTGCCATCGAGTTCCTGGTCGACAAGCTGAAAACGACCAAGACCAACGACGAGTTCTTCTTGTCGATGAAGCGCAAGTAAGACGGTTTTCCAACCGCTAAAAATGGCGTCCTTCGGGGCGCCATTTTTTTTTGCAAAAAAAGGGGAGGTTTACGACTAGGGTTGGTCTGTAAACAAACGAAATGGGCCGACGAGCCCAGAACTTTAATCTGACTGGCATTTTCTGTTTATGAGCACACTTGCTTATCGAAGGGATATCGACGGCTTGCGGGCAATCGCCGTGATCGCGGTGGTGTTGTTCCATTTTGGCGTTCCTGGCTTTACCGGCGGCTTTGTCGGTGTTGATGTTTTCTTCGTGATTTCCGGCTACTTGATCACTTCGATCATCTGGAACCAGCGTCAGGCCGGGCGCTTCAGCTTTGTCGATTTCTGGGCTCGGCGTGCCCGGCGGATCCTGCCAGCGCTATTTGTGATGATTCTCGCGGTACTGGCGGTGGGTTGGTTCCTGCTGGCGCCCAAGGACTATGAGGAACTGGGGCGTTCGGTGCGCTACCAGGTGATGTTCGTCTCCAACATCCTGTTCATGCGCCAGGATGGTTATTTCGATGTGGCTTCCGACCTCAAGCCGTTGCTGCACACCTGGTCGCTGGCGGTTGAAGAGCAGTTCTACATTGTCTTCCCGCTGCTGCTGACGGTGCTGTCGAGTCGCCTCAAACATTGGCGGCTGGCATTGTTCGGTGCGCTGCTGGTGTCGTTCGGGCTTAGCGTCTGGGCCGTGGCGCACCACCCGGAAAAAGCCTTTTTCCTGTTACCGATGCGCGCCTGGGAGCTGTTGGCCGGCGCCATGTTGGCGGTTGCGCCAAGAAGCCACTGGCGCCTCACGGCGGCCGGTGCCCAGGCTGTCAGCCTGTTCGGCTTCGGGCTGATTCTGTTGGCGGTGTTTGCCTACGACAACAGCACGCCATTCCCCGGCGCCGCTGCGCTGTTGCCGACCCTCGGCGTGGTCGCGTTGATCTGGGCCAACGGTCATCGGCAGACGCTGGTCGGTGGGATGCTGGCCAGTCGCGTGCTGGTGGGCTTGGGGTTGATTTCCTATTCCTGGTACCTGTGGCATTGGCCGGTGTTTGTGTTCGCCAGTTATGCCAGCGTTGATGAGTCGGGGCCGGTGGAGATTGCAGGCCTGATTCTGCTCACGCTGGTGCTCGGTTATCTGTCGTGGCGCTTTGTCGAGACGCCGTTCCGCGAGCGCCGGTTGTTGGCGGGACGTCGACAGATCCTGATGGCGGCCGGTTGCGGCGTGCTGGTGCTCGGCCTGGCCGGTCAGGCATTGCGCTGGACTGATGGATTGCCTTCGCGCTTGTCGGATGAGGCGCTGCAGTACGCCAAGGGCAAGGAGTGGCGGCCTGAACTGATGCGCTGTCTGGCGGACGACAAGACCCCTGACGACAAGCTGTTTTGTCATTACGGAACGTCAGCGCCGACAACCGCAAAAGCCTTGGTCTGGGGCGACAGTCATGCCACGGCGCTGATCCCGGTCTTCGACGATGGCGCGCAACAGCATGGGGTCAGCGTGATCCTCGCCAGTTCCCCGGGCTGCATTCCGGTCGAAGGGCTTGAGCACGATCAGCAATGCGCCCGTTTCAATCGCCGGGTCGAGAAGGCGTTGAAGCCCCAGTCGGTAGCTGATGTGGTGCTGGTTGCGCGCTGGAGCCTGTATCTGTATGGCGATGTGAAAGGTGATCTGGGCCATGCGCTGCGTGACTCCCATGGCCGATATGAGCGTCCCGTCGCCGAGCAACGTTTAGCTGAAGGCTTGCAGGCGACGATCCGGCAACTGCGCAATGACGGGCATCGCGTCTGGCTGGTCAAGGAAGCACCGCTGCAACAATTTAGCCCGCCATATCGCCTGACGCGCCTGGCCATGTTGCATCGCCCGACCGATGACGTTGGTTTGGCAGTAACCGAGCACTTCAAGCGCCAGGCCTTTATCAGCCAACTGTTCGCGCAACTGGCTGCTGCCAATCCAGGGGTGACCGTGGTGGATCCGGCGCCGCTGCTGTGTGGTGACGCGGGCCTGTGCCGGGTCGAGCTCGACGGGCATTCGCTGTATACCGACGACAATCACCTGTCGGAGATTGGCGCACGTCTCGTGGCGCCGGTGCTTGAGCCACTGTTCAGGCGCTTGCAGGCCCAAGCCACAGTCGGCAATGGCAACGTGAATGCGGCGAAGTAAGCAGCGATAAGCTGCCAGCGGCCGGCAGAGCAGGTAGGATGTACGCCTATTTTACGGGTGCCATCATCAATGAAATTCAAGGATCTTCGGGATTTCGTGCAGCAGCTTGAGCAGCGCGGAGAGTTGAAACGCATCCATGTCCCTGTCTCTCCAGTGCTGGAGATGACCGAGGTCTGTGATCGCACGCTGCGGGCCAAAGGCCCGGCGTTGCTGTTCGAGAACCCGACCGGCTACGACATCCCGGTCCTCGGCAACCTGTTCGGCACCCCCGAGCGGGTGGCCATGGGCATGGGCGCCGAAGCGGTCAGCGAGCTGCGCGAAATCGGCAAGTTGCTGGCGTTCCTCAAGGAACCCGAGCCGCCGAAGGGCTTGAAAGATGCCTGGTCCAAGCTGCCGATCTTCCGCAAGATCATCGCCATGGCGCCGAAAGTCGTCAAAGACGCGGTGTGCCAGGAAGTGGTCATTGAAGGCGACGACGTCGATCTGGCGATGCTGCCGGTGCAAACCTGCTGGCCTGGCGACGTCGGCCCGCTGATCACTTGGGGCCTGACCGTCACCAAAGGCCCGAACAAGGACCGCCAGAACCTCGGTATCTACCGTCAGCAAGTGATCGGCCGCAACAAGGTCATCATGCGCTGGCTGAGTCACCGTGGCGGCGCGCTGGATTATCGCGAGTGGTGCGAGAAGCATCCCGGCCAGCCATTCCCGGTGTCCGTGGCCCTCGGTGCCGACCCGGCGACCATCCTCGGCGCCGTGACACCGGTGCCGGACAGCCTGTCCGAATACGCTTTCGCCGGTCTGCTGCGCGGTAACCGCACCGAACTGGTGAAGTGCCGTGGCAATGATCTGCAAGTGCCGGCCACCGCCGAGATCATCCTCGAAGGCGTGATCCACCCGGGCGAAATGGCCGACGAAGGTCCGTACGGGGATCACACCGGTTATTACAACGAAGTCGACAGCTTCCCGGTGTTCACCGTCGAGCGCATTACCCACCGGATCAAACCGATCTACCACAGCACCTACACCGGCCGTCCACCGGATGAACCGGCGATTCTCGGTGTGGCGCTGAACGAAGTGTTCGTGCCGATCCTGCAGAAGCAGTTCCCGGAGATCACCGACTTCTACCTGCCGCCCGAAGGCTGCTCGTACCGCATGGCCATCGTGACCATGAA containing:
- the trxA gene encoding thioredoxin TrxA, which produces MSSDLIKHVSDASFEADVLKAEGAVLVDYWAEWCGPCKMIAPVLDEIAETYKGKLTIAKLNIDENQETPAKHGVRGIPTLMLFKNGNVEATKVGALSKSQLAAFLDANI
- the rho gene encoding transcription termination factor Rho, with protein sequence MNLTELKQKPITELLELAEQMGIENMARSRKQDVIFSLLKKHAKSGEEISGDGVLEILQDGFGFLRSADASYLAGPDDIYVSPSQIRRFNLRTGDTIVGKIRPPKEGERYFALLKVDTINYDRPENAKNKILFENLTPLFPTVRMKMEAGNGSTEDLTGRVIDLCAPIGKGQRGLIVAPPKAGKTIMLQNIAANIARNNPEVHLIVLLIDERPEEVTEMQRTVRGEVVASTFDEPPTRHVQVAEMVIEKAKRLVEHKKDVVILLDSITRLARAYNTVIPSSGKVLTGGVDAHALEKPKRFFGAARNIEEGGSLTIIATALVETGSKMDEVIYEEFKGTGNMELPLDRRIAEKRVFPAININRSGTRREELLTADDELQRMWILRKLLHPMDEIAAIEFLVDKLKTTKTNDEFFLSMKRK
- a CDS encoding acyltransferase family protein — its product is MSTLAYRRDIDGLRAIAVIAVVLFHFGVPGFTGGFVGVDVFFVISGYLITSIIWNQRQAGRFSFVDFWARRARRILPALFVMILAVLAVGWFLLAPKDYEELGRSVRYQVMFVSNILFMRQDGYFDVASDLKPLLHTWSLAVEEQFYIVFPLLLTVLSSRLKHWRLALFGALLVSFGLSVWAVAHHPEKAFFLLPMRAWELLAGAMLAVAPRSHWRLTAAGAQAVSLFGFGLILLAVFAYDNSTPFPGAAALLPTLGVVALIWANGHRQTLVGGMLASRVLVGLGLISYSWYLWHWPVFVFASYASVDESGPVEIAGLILLTLVLGYLSWRFVETPFRERRLLAGRRQILMAAGCGVLVLGLAGQALRWTDGLPSRLSDEALQYAKGKEWRPELMRCLADDKTPDDKLFCHYGTSAPTTAKALVWGDSHATALIPVFDDGAQQHGVSVILASSPGCIPVEGLEHDQQCARFNRRVEKALKPQSVADVVLVARWSLYLYGDVKGDLGHALRDSHGRYERPVAEQRLAEGLQATIRQLRNDGHRVWLVKEAPLQQFSPPYRLTRLAMLHRPTDDVGLAVTEHFKRQAFISQLFAQLAAANPGVTVVDPAPLLCGDAGLCRVELDGHSLYTDDNHLSEIGARLVAPVLEPLFRRLQAQATVGNGNVNAAK
- the ubiD gene encoding 4-hydroxy-3-polyprenylbenzoate decarboxylase, translating into MKFKDLRDFVQQLEQRGELKRIHVPVSPVLEMTEVCDRTLRAKGPALLFENPTGYDIPVLGNLFGTPERVAMGMGAEAVSELREIGKLLAFLKEPEPPKGLKDAWSKLPIFRKIIAMAPKVVKDAVCQEVVIEGDDVDLAMLPVQTCWPGDVGPLITWGLTVTKGPNKDRQNLGIYRQQVIGRNKVIMRWLSHRGGALDYREWCEKHPGQPFPVSVALGADPATILGAVTPVPDSLSEYAFAGLLRGNRTELVKCRGNDLQVPATAEIILEGVIHPGEMADEGPYGDHTGYYNEVDSFPVFTVERITHRIKPIYHSTYTGRPPDEPAILGVALNEVFVPILQKQFPEITDFYLPPEGCSYRMAIVTMKKSYPGHAKRVMLGVWSFLRQFMYTKFVIVTDDDINARDWNDVVWAITTRMDPKRDTVMIDNTPIDYLDFASPVSGLGSKMGLDATHKWPGETTREWGRVIVKDEAVTKRIDAIWNQLGID